Proteins from one Sylvia atricapilla isolate bSylAtr1 chromosome 1, bSylAtr1.pri, whole genome shotgun sequence genomic window:
- the MAP3K8 gene encoding mitogen-activated protein kinase kinase kinase 8 codes for MVLSDVIRLNTRSDFAKWTVMEYMSTGSDSKEEIDLLLADLNMSEVIAIMENHYPGEDIAVYEDNLITMCEEANQNDERAESLLFCEREVSLMSSVKYGTVEDLLAFANQVSNTAKQFKGCRQQESGILLNMITPKNGRYQIDSDVLLFPWKLTYRNIGSDFIPRGAFGKVYLAQDRETKKRMACKLVPVEQFKPSDVEIQACFRHENIAELYGAILWDETIHLFMEAGEGGSVMEKLESCGPMREFEIIWVTKHILKGLDFLHSKRIIHHDIKPSNIVFMSTKAVLVDFGLSVQMTEDIYYPKDLRGTEIYMSPEVILCRGHTTKADIYSMGATIIHMQTGIPPWVNRYPRSAYPSYLYIIHKQAPPLEDIAEDCSTSMRELLEAALDRNPNHRLSAADLLKHEALHPPPEEQPRCQSLDSALFERKRLLARKDLQLPENITDSSLCNGSMEESDLLKRQRSLYIDLGALAGYFNIVRGPPALEYD; via the exons ATGGTTTTGAGTGATGTAATCAGGTTAAATACAAG gagtgATTTTGCAAAGTGGACAGTAATGGAGTATATGAGCACAGGTAGTGATAGCAAAGAGGAGATTGACTTGTTGCTTGCTGATCTAAACATGTCTGAGGTGATAGCCATCATGGAAAACCATTATCCAGGTGAAGACATTGCAGTCTATGAAGACAACTTAATTACAATGTGTGAAGAGGCAAATCAAAATGATGAACGCGCAGAATCATTGCTGTTTTGTGAAAGGGAGGTCTCTTTGATGTCCTCGGTCAAATACGGGACTGTGGAAGACCTGCTTGCTTTTGCAAATCAGGTGTCTAACACTGCAAAACAATTCAAGGGATGCAGACAACAGGAATCTGGAATCCTCTTGAATATG ATCACACCCAAGAACGGGCGCTATCAAATTGACTCGGATGTGCTCCTGTTTCCATGGAAGTTGACTTACAGGAATATTGGTTCTGATTTTATTCCTCGGGGAGCTTTTGGGAAAGTGTACTTAGCCCAAGACAGAGAAACCAAGAAACGAATGGCATGCAAACTG GTCCCAGTGGAACAGTTCAAACCGTCAGATGTTGAAATACAGGCATGTTTCCGTCATGAAAACATTGCTGAATTATACGGTGCTATTCTGTGGGATGAGACGATCCATCTCTTCatggaagctggagagggaggaTCTGTCATGGAAAAGCTGGAGAGCTGTGGTCCTATGAGAGagtttgaaataatttgggTGACAAAGCATATTCTCAAAGGACTTGACTTTCTCCACTCAAAGAGGATTATCCACCATGATATCAAAC caaGCAACATTGTCTTTATGTCAACTAAGGCTGTTTTGGTGGATTTTGGCCTAAGTGTTCAGATGACTGAAGACATTTACTATCCCAAAGATCTTAGAGGAACAGAG ATTTACATGAGCCCTGAAGTTATCCTTTGCAGAGGCCACACGACAAAAGCAGACATCTACAGCATGGGAGCTACTATCATTCATATGCAAACAGGCATCCCGCCCTGGGTGAACAGATACCCTCGTTCTGCATATCCGTCCTACCTCTATATT ATACACAAGCAAGCTCCCCCCTTAGAGGATATTGCTGAGGACTGTAGCACTTCCATGAGAGAATTGCTAGAAGCTGCTCTGGACAGGAATCCTAATCACAGGCTGTCTGCAGCGGACTTACTGAAACACGAAGCCTTACACCCACCCCCGGAAGAGCAGCCGCGGTGCCAGAGCCTGGACTCGGCGttgtttgaaaggaaaagactGCTGGCCAGGAAGGATCTGCAGCTGCCAGAAAATATTACAG attccTCATTGTGTAATGGGAGCATGGAAGAGTCAGACCTGCTAAAGAGACAAAGATCACTGTACATAGACCTTGGAGCTCTTGCTGGTTACTTCAATATTGTTAGGGGACCACCAGCCTTAGAATATGACTGA